Proteins from a genomic interval of Geovibrio ferrireducens:
- a CDS encoding sigma-70 family RNA polymerase sigma factor codes for MGDALVVEKVIDGDAASYELLIRKYQSKLFSTVLHMVKNRELAEDIVQESFLRAFRKLDTLNNRSQFYPWIKRIALNMALNHFEKEKRVLDVETEDDESSFFENISSGESPEELTLKEEMKRYVRMFVDSLPDRLRVVIILREVEDMSYEEIAEMLNIPLGTVRSRLFNARNIIKERLIKQGLADGLYKTS; via the coding sequence ATGGGAGATGCTCTCGTAGTAGAAAAGGTAATTGACGGGGACGCGGCATCGTACGAGCTGCTTATCCGTAAGTACCAGTCCAAGCTTTTCAGCACGGTGCTTCATATGGTCAAGAACAGAGAACTGGCCGAGGACATAGTGCAGGAAAGCTTTTTAAGGGCTTTCAGGAAGCTGGACACCCTTAACAACCGCTCCCAGTTTTATCCATGGATAAAACGAATTGCCCTTAACATGGCGCTGAACCACTTTGAGAAAGAAAAGCGTGTTCTTGATGTGGAGACGGAAGATGACGAATCCAGCTTCTTTGAAAACATTTCCTCAGGCGAAAGCCCCGAAGAGCTTACGCTGAAAGAGGAAATGAAAAGGTATGTGCGCATGTTCGTTGACTCCCTGCCGGACAGGCTCCGGGTGGTCATAATCCTCCGCGAGGTGGAGGACATGAGCTACGAAGAAATAGCGGAGATGCTCAATATCCCGCTGGGAACAGTCAGAAGCAGACTGTTCAACGCAAGAAATATTATAAAAGAAAGACTCATAAAACAGGGGCTTGCAGATGGACTGTACAAAACATCGTAA
- a CDS encoding SurA N-terminal domain-containing protein, translating into MLTNFRKQKTVLRFALWFVIIAFVVTIFLVWGVGDKVANANFLMKINGQTVSYEEYSNALENTRNYMRSIFGDNFDSLAQDGELEKKVIEDLTNKYLLIQKAKENGVTVSDDEVLAVITSIPSFQVDGQFNKEAYQTILARSRMTPQQFEESVRTDRLAEKMRELITSSVAVSDEEVAKEYTYRNKKASVSYITLDAENFSHEVKAEEAVLKEYFSANAENYRIPKRIKVLYTYFDPATFTPAAVISDQDAESYYVRNQDQFNTPEAVHARHILIRVEDWHNQEAVKAALTKTESIINEIKGGLDFAEAARKYSADSSAVNGGDLGFFTKGQMVPEFEQAAFALNTGEVSGVVKTMYGYHIIKAEEKKEASKPALEEVKEDIKKLLTAQAGEAEFREYVFGRYTAIVRAANITAYNGTAEKQLPVRETGFFSAEDIVEPVSANPDVMNKLFRLSKSEVSQVETINGVSYIFEIADVQESRIPEFDEVRSVVQTDYIRAEAVRIAAAKAEEAMKEADIKAAADKLGSTFTTTPQFIRVQQIPGIGMNLELNDMIFEAGAAKFIARPFVNGSSVYAVYVNEIAEPSMDELKDYAAMIKNELLMTKSDEALKAYLDEAKAKAKIEISPFYENLFK; encoded by the coding sequence ATGCTTACCAACTTCAGAAAACAAAAAACCGTCCTTAGATTTGCCCTTTGGTTTGTTATCATCGCATTTGTCGTTACCATCTTCCTTGTATGGGGTGTGGGTGATAAAGTTGCGAATGCAAACTTCCTCATGAAAATCAACGGACAGACAGTCTCCTACGAAGAGTATTCCAACGCTCTTGAAAACACCCGCAACTACATGAGAAGCATTTTCGGGGACAACTTCGACTCTCTCGCTCAGGACGGAGAGCTTGAGAAAAAGGTCATCGAAGATCTCACCAACAAATACCTCCTCATTCAGAAAGCCAAAGAAAACGGCGTAACCGTTTCCGATGACGAAGTGCTGGCTGTCATCACCTCCATCCCGTCATTTCAGGTGGACGGACAGTTCAACAAGGAAGCATACCAGACAATACTCGCCAGAAGCCGCATGACTCCCCAGCAGTTTGAAGAATCCGTAAGGACAGACAGGCTTGCTGAAAAAATGCGTGAGCTTATCACATCCTCAGTAGCTGTAAGCGATGAGGAAGTGGCGAAGGAATACACATACAGAAACAAAAAAGCCTCAGTTTCATACATAACCCTCGATGCCGAAAACTTCTCACACGAAGTGAAGGCAGAGGAAGCGGTGCTTAAAGAATACTTCTCCGCAAACGCAGAGAACTACCGCATCCCCAAACGGATCAAAGTCCTTTACACTTACTTTGATCCCGCAACTTTCACACCCGCTGCGGTTATCTCCGATCAGGATGCCGAAAGCTACTATGTGCGCAATCAGGATCAGTTCAACACCCCCGAAGCCGTACACGCAAGGCACATACTGATCCGTGTTGAGGACTGGCACAATCAGGAAGCAGTCAAAGCAGCGCTTACTAAAACAGAAAGCATAATAAACGAGATAAAAGGCGGACTCGACTTCGCGGAAGCTGCCAGAAAATACTCCGCAGACTCCTCAGCGGTGAACGGCGGCGATCTCGGATTCTTCACAAAAGGCCAGATGGTTCCTGAGTTTGAGCAGGCAGCATTCGCTCTTAACACAGGCGAGGTAAGCGGCGTTGTAAAAACAATGTACGGATACCACATAATAAAGGCTGAAGAGAAGAAGGAAGCAAGCAAACCCGCGCTGGAAGAAGTTAAGGAAGACATCAAAAAACTCCTCACCGCTCAGGCTGGTGAAGCCGAGTTCAGAGAGTATGTCTTCGGCAGATACACAGCAATAGTCAGAGCCGCAAACATCACCGCATACAACGGTACAGCAGAAAAACAGCTTCCCGTAAGGGAAACAGGCTTCTTCTCCGCTGAGGATATAGTGGAGCCCGTTTCCGCTAATCCCGATGTTATGAACAAGCTTTTCAGACTCTCCAAGTCAGAAGTAAGCCAGGTTGAAACAATAAACGGCGTAAGCTACATATTCGAAATAGCAGATGTTCAGGAATCCAGAATACCTGAGTTTGACGAAGTTCGCTCCGTTGTTCAGACTGACTACATAAGAGCGGAAGCTGTCAGGATTGCCGCTGCAAAAGCTGAGGAAGCCATGAAAGAGGCTGACATCAAAGCAGCAGCAGACAAACTCGGCTCAACCTTCACAACAACTCCCCAGTTCATAAGAGTTCAGCAGATTCCCGGAATCGGCATGAACCTTGAACTGAACGATATGATATTCGAAGCGGGCGCAGCCAAGTTCATCGCAAGACCCTTTGTAAACGGAAGCTCCGTTTACGCGGTTTACGTGAATGAAATAGCTGAACCCTCAATGGACGAGCTTAAAGACTACGCAGCTATGATTAAGAATGAGCTTCTCATGACTAAGTCTGACGAAGCACTGAAAGCTTACCTTGATGAGGCAAAAGCAAAAGCCAAGATTGAGATAAGCCCTTTCTACGAGAACCTTTTTAAATAA
- a CDS encoding LysE family translocator, with amino-acid sequence MPDIQQIILFSAASVVLAVTPGPDILYVITRGMTQGRSAALSAAAGFSLGNIAHTAFAVLGLSAIVMSSVTIFTVIKLLGAAYLIYIGWKTFTAKGASLNGGDTKVLSPKSIFIQSITANMLNPKVALFFIAFLPQFVRAENGSAAGQMAVFGMLFIVCTFIVFGVCGILAGFIGDYLKRNEKAGTLMNRIAGVILMALGLSLALYKKA; translated from the coding sequence ATGCCTGATATTCAGCAGATTATTCTCTTTTCTGCGGCCTCTGTCGTTCTCGCAGTCACTCCGGGGCCGGATATTTTATACGTAATCACAAGAGGCATGACTCAGGGGCGCAGCGCGGCTCTCTCCGCAGCGGCCGGCTTCTCACTCGGCAATATAGCCCATACTGCTTTTGCAGTTCTGGGGCTTTCGGCAATTGTTATGTCATCGGTTACAATATTCACAGTAATCAAGCTTCTGGGTGCGGCATACCTGATTTACATAGGCTGGAAAACCTTCACAGCAAAGGGTGCATCCCTTAACGGCGGCGATACCAAGGTGCTCTCACCGAAATCTATCTTCATTCAGAGCATAACAGCTAATATGCTCAATCCAAAAGTCGCGCTGTTCTTCATAGCCTTTCTGCCGCAGTTTGTCAGGGCTGAAAACGGCTCTGCGGCGGGACAGATGGCTGTTTTCGGAATGCTGTTCATTGTCTGCACATTCATAGTATTCGGAGTCTGCGGCATACTGGCGGGGTTCATAGGGGATTACCTGAAAAGGAACGAAAAAGCGGGCACTCTTATGAACAGAATTGCGGGGGTTATACTGATGGCTCTGGGTTTAAGTCTGGCGTTATACAAGAAAGCGTGA
- the purF gene encoding amidophosphoribosyltransferase: MILDKFHEECGVAGVFGCKEAANLVYLSLYSLQHRGQEGAGIAVSDRDKIRYEKGQGLVADIFSADKIDALEGDMAIGHNRYSTAGESHIRNIQPFCVEINAGPVAIAHNGNIVNADEVKKQLVKNGAIFNSSSDSEVIVHLIAKSGIENLIDSITASLKKLQGAYSLLIMTKDRLIGVRDPLGVRPLILGKLVNGYILVSETVALDLIGAEFIREIEPGEMVIISDKGIESLHPFEKKTPKPCVFEHIYFARPDSMIFGENVYDVRKRMGRMLAIQQPAEADIVVPVPDSGIIATMGYSEQSGIPLEMGLIRNHYVGRTFIEPSQSIRHFGVKIKLNPVKSVINGKRVIVVDDSIVRGTTSRKIVKMLREAGAREIHFRVCSPPTKFPCFYGIDTPTRKELIASSHNIEEIRKFITADTLGYLDINCLEECAGGGEFCKACFNGDYPMMSLDGGGDNPKSGC, from the coding sequence ATGATATTGGATAAATTTCACGAGGAATGCGGCGTAGCGGGCGTTTTCGGCTGCAAAGAGGCGGCAAACCTCGTGTATCTTTCGCTGTACTCCCTTCAGCACAGGGGGCAGGAGGGAGCGGGAATCGCTGTTTCCGACCGTGATAAGATAAGATATGAAAAAGGGCAGGGGCTTGTGGCTGATATTTTCAGCGCAGACAAGATAGACGCACTCGAAGGTGATATGGCAATCGGCCACAACCGCTATTCCACAGCGGGCGAGAGCCATATCCGCAATATTCAGCCCTTCTGCGTGGAGATAAACGCAGGTCCGGTGGCAATAGCCCATAACGGAAACATAGTCAATGCGGACGAGGTGAAGAAGCAGCTTGTTAAAAACGGTGCAATCTTCAACTCAAGCTCTGATTCGGAAGTTATAGTCCACCTCATAGCCAAAAGCGGCATAGAGAATCTCATAGATTCGATCACTGCCTCCCTTAAGAAGCTTCAGGGCGCTTACTCGCTCCTGATCATGACTAAAGACAGACTCATCGGTGTGCGCGACCCTCTGGGTGTGCGTCCGCTGATTCTCGGTAAGCTGGTGAACGGCTATATACTCGTATCGGAAACCGTGGCGCTTGACCTCATAGGTGCGGAGTTCATCAGGGAGATAGAGCCGGGCGAGATGGTGATCATCAGCGATAAAGGCATAGAATCCCTTCACCCGTTTGAGAAAAAGACTCCGAAACCCTGTGTATTCGAGCATATATACTTTGCAAGGCCGGATTCCATGATATTTGGTGAGAATGTTTACGATGTCCGCAAACGGATGGGCAGAATGCTTGCCATCCAGCAGCCAGCAGAGGCGGACATAGTTGTTCCCGTCCCGGACTCAGGGATTATCGCCACAATGGGCTATTCAGAGCAGAGCGGCATACCCCTTGAGATGGGGCTCATAAGGAACCACTATGTGGGCAGGACATTCATTGAGCCTTCTCAGTCTATCAGGCACTTCGGGGTTAAGATAAAGCTGAACCCCGTTAAAAGCGTGATCAACGGGAAAAGGGTTATAGTTGTGGATGATTCCATCGTCCGCGGAACAACAAGCCGTAAGATAGTCAAAATGCTCCGTGAAGCCGGCGCGAGGGAGATTCACTTCCGCGTGTGCTCACCCCCGACTAAGTTTCCCTGTTTTTACGGAATAGATACACCCACCAGAAAGGAGCTTATAGCCTCCAGCCATAACATAGAGGAGATACGCAAGTTCATCACAGCGGATACTCTCGGTTATCTGGATATAAACTGCCTTGAAGAGTGTGCGGGCGGCGGAGAGTTCTGCAAAGCCTGTTTCAACGGGGACTACCCGATGATGTCGCTGGACGGCGGCGGGGACAACCCTAAATCAGGATGCTGA
- the purL gene encoding phosphoribosylformylglycinamidine synthase subunit PurL — translation MSMYDTFKYPEVTAEAARGMGLKPEEFDHARKIIGRTPNYIELGIFSAMWSEHCSYKSSRVHLAKLPTEAAWVVQGPGENAGIIEVDGDICACFKVESHNHPSYIEPFQGAATGVGGIMRDVFTMGARPVAAMNSLRFGKIDNEKTRSIFEGVVAGISFYGNCFGVPTVGGEVFFNDCYAGNPLVNAFSLGLVNKDKIFLAKAEGEGNPVIYVGAKTGRDGIHGATMASEEFSAESESKRPNVQIGDPFKEKLLLEACLELMKEDWVVGIQDMGAAGLTSSSFEMGAQSGVVLDLDRVPTREKGMTPYEIMLSESQERMLMVVRKGCEDKVKAIFDKWDLDAEVIGHVATDGYVRLRWQGEEVAALPAAPLSKEAPKYNRPYARGAYMDELNSPVEVKEPDHLKGVLLKLLAAPNIASKKWVYTQYDHMVRIGTTVLPGSDASVIRVPESKKGIALSADCNSRFCRLDPRTGGMAAIAESARNVAVSGARPRAFTNCLNFGNPEKPDIMWQFVEAVEGMAEAGKALETPVVSGNVSLYNETEGKGVYPTPTIVMVGVIDDVEKAVTSTFKLEGSSVYLLGENTDEIGGSEYLSTIHGIEKGMPPKIDLEKEKKLINLLVEAAEKELMLSAHDTAEGGLAVAVAEMCFGEKQLGVRINLDDNMRTDHLLFGETQGRVIVEAGGFNSAAFEKLAEKHGVKCTRIGTVEGAHIVIKHQGRTVIKAEVQEAADKFLNSIGEWMK, via the coding sequence ATGAGCATGTACGATACATTCAAATACCCTGAGGTGACCGCAGAGGCTGCCAGAGGGATGGGGCTCAAGCCGGAGGAGTTCGACCACGCCAGGAAAATCATCGGCAGAACCCCCAACTATATAGAGCTCGGCATATTTTCCGCCATGTGGAGCGAGCACTGCAGCTACAAAAGCAGCCGTGTGCACCTCGCCAAGCTCCCCACTGAGGCTGCGTGGGTTGTGCAGGGGCCGGGGGAGAACGCCGGGATAATCGAAGTTGACGGTGATATATGCGCCTGCTTCAAGGTGGAGAGCCACAACCACCCCTCATACATAGAGCCTTTTCAAGGCGCTGCCACAGGTGTGGGCGGAATCATGCGGGATGTCTTTACCATGGGTGCAAGACCCGTCGCCGCTATGAACTCGCTGCGCTTCGGCAAAATAGACAATGAAAAAACAAGATCGATCTTTGAAGGCGTTGTTGCCGGAATTTCATTCTACGGCAACTGCTTCGGCGTTCCTACTGTGGGCGGCGAGGTCTTCTTCAATGACTGCTACGCCGGAAACCCTCTGGTGAACGCATTCAGCTTAGGTCTTGTGAATAAAGATAAAATCTTCCTCGCCAAAGCGGAAGGGGAAGGAAACCCCGTAATATATGTCGGTGCGAAAACCGGCAGAGACGGAATCCACGGCGCAACAATGGCCAGTGAGGAGTTCTCCGCCGAGAGCGAATCCAAACGCCCCAATGTGCAGATAGGCGACCCGTTTAAGGAGAAACTTCTCCTTGAGGCTTGCCTTGAGCTCATGAAGGAGGACTGGGTTGTGGGGATTCAGGATATGGGCGCAGCGGGACTCACCAGCTCATCTTTTGAGATGGGCGCTCAGTCCGGCGTTGTGCTTGATCTGGACAGGGTTCCCACCCGTGAGAAGGGGATGACCCCGTATGAGATAATGCTTTCCGAATCACAGGAAAGGATGCTCATGGTCGTGCGCAAAGGCTGCGAAGATAAGGTTAAGGCAATTTTCGATAAATGGGATCTGGACGCCGAGGTCATAGGGCACGTGGCGACAGACGGATATGTCCGCCTCCGCTGGCAGGGAGAGGAAGTTGCGGCTCTTCCCGCTGCTCCGCTCTCCAAAGAGGCTCCCAAATATAACAGACCATACGCCAGAGGCGCATACATGGACGAGCTTAACAGTCCGGTTGAGGTGAAGGAGCCTGACCACCTTAAGGGTGTTCTGCTTAAGCTTCTTGCCGCTCCGAACATAGCCTCCAAGAAATGGGTTTACACACAGTATGACCATATGGTGAGGATCGGAACCACGGTTCTTCCCGGCTCTGACGCATCTGTGATACGTGTGCCTGAATCAAAGAAAGGCATAGCCCTTTCTGCGGACTGCAACAGTCGCTTCTGCCGTCTTGACCCCAGAACCGGGGGAATGGCAGCCATAGCGGAATCAGCCAGAAACGTTGCTGTCAGCGGCGCTCGCCCCAGAGCGTTCACCAACTGCCTTAACTTCGGCAACCCGGAAAAACCTGACATCATGTGGCAGTTCGTGGAAGCTGTTGAGGGTATGGCAGAAGCCGGAAAAGCCCTTGAAACGCCTGTGGTGAGCGGAAACGTGAGCCTCTATAACGAAACGGAAGGCAAAGGGGTTTACCCCACGCCCACCATAGTGATGGTCGGCGTTATAGATGATGTGGAAAAAGCCGTTACAAGCACCTTCAAACTTGAAGGGAGCAGTGTATACCTTCTCGGTGAAAACACTGATGAAATAGGCGGAAGCGAATACCTGAGCACGATACACGGCATAGAAAAAGGTATGCCGCCCAAAATAGACCTTGAAAAAGAGAAGAAGCTTATCAATCTTCTTGTGGAAGCGGCAGAGAAGGAACTTATGCTCTCAGCCCATGACACAGCCGAAGGCGGCCTCGCGGTTGCCGTTGCTGAAATGTGCTTCGGTGAGAAGCAGCTTGGGGTCAGAATAAACCTTGATGACAATATGCGCACGGATCATCTTCTTTTTGGGGAAACTCAGGGCAGGGTGATTGTTGAGGCTGGCGGGTTTAATTCCGCGGCTTTTGAGAAACTCGCTGAAAAGCACGGTGTGAAATGCACCCGCATAGGCACAGTGGAAGGCGCCCACATAGTTATAAAACATCAGGGCAGAACAGTAATCAAAGCCGAAGTGCAGGAAGCGGCAGACAAGTTCCTGAACTCAATCGGAGAGTGGATGAAATGA
- the purQ gene encoding phosphoribosylformylglycinamidine synthase subunit PurQ: MKAGVVVFPGSNCDHDCYHILKHVLGMDTVFLWHKDADLKGADLVVLPGGFSYGDYLRCGAIAKHSPIMQEVSEFADKGGHVLGICNGFQVLTESGLLPGALLRNTELKFICKYVNLRVDNAGTAFTSRYADGEIVRIPIAHAEGNYFASEEVIKELEENNQVVFRYCDEYGETSEGSNPNGSINGIAGIINKGGNVLGMMPHPERCAEEIMQTKDGFHIFESLRKVVKGVL; encoded by the coding sequence ATGAAAGCTGGAGTTGTTGTTTTTCCGGGCTCCAACTGCGATCACGACTGCTATCACATTTTAAAGCATGTTCTCGGTATGGACACGGTTTTCCTCTGGCATAAGGATGCCGACCTCAAGGGCGCTGATCTCGTTGTTCTCCCCGGCGGTTTCTCATACGGCGATTATCTCCGCTGCGGCGCAATCGCCAAACATTCCCCCATTATGCAGGAAGTCAGCGAGTTTGCTGATAAGGGCGGCCATGTTCTGGGCATATGCAACGGCTTTCAGGTGCTCACAGAGTCCGGCCTGCTGCCCGGCGCTCTCCTTCGCAATACTGAGCTTAAGTTCATCTGCAAATATGTAAACCTCCGTGTGGATAACGCCGGCACAGCCTTCACCAGCAGATACGCCGACGGTGAGATAGTGCGCATACCCATAGCCCACGCGGAAGGAAACTATTTCGCCTCGGAAGAGGTTATAAAAGAGCTTGAGGAGAACAATCAGGTTGTTTTCCGCTACTGTGACGAATACGGCGAAACCTCCGAAGGCTCCAACCCCAACGGCAGCATAAACGGCATAGCCGGAATAATAAACAAAGGCGGAAACGTTCTCGGCATGATGCCGCACCCCGAAAGATGCGCGGAGGAAATCATGCAGACCAAGGACGGCTTCCACATTTTCGAATCTCTCCGTAAAGTTGTAAAAGGTGTTCTATGA
- the purS gene encoding phosphoribosylformylglycinamidine synthase subunit PurS, with protein MKAQVFVKFKNGVLDPQGQTILGAVNRMGHGFVKDVKVGKFFEIEIEKCENPEEKLKEIADKVLANPIIEEFRIEIPGEK; from the coding sequence ATGAAAGCACAAGTATTTGTAAAGTTTAAGAACGGGGTTCTCGATCCTCAGGGACAGACGATCCTCGGTGCTGTAAACCGTATGGGACACGGCTTTGTGAAGGATGTTAAGGTAGGGAAGTTTTTCGAAATCGAAATTGAAAAATGCGAAAATCCTGAGGAAAAGCTCAAAGAAATAGCCGACAAGGTTCTTGCCAACCCTATCATCGAAGAATTCAGAATAGAAATACCCGGAGAGAAATAA